The Pseudomonas triclosanedens genome has a window encoding:
- the alr gene encoding alanine racemase → MRPLVATVDLSAIRHNYAVAKRCAPGRQAFAVVKANAYGHGAREVVSALHDEADGFAVACLEEAAEVRALHADARILLLEGCFEPSEYLIAAQLRLDVAVQGPEQAHALLETQLPSALNVWLKLDSGMHRLGFSASAIRDWHPRLKQAKQVAELNLMSHFACADVRGDSLNEDQVECFLGLLDLDFDQRSLANSAAVLTIPAAHMDWVRPGIMLYGATPFADISAVELGLRPALNLEAQLIAVRDVPVGESVGYGARWVAQRPSRIGTVSCGYADGYPRHAPSGTPVLLGGKRVPLAGRVSMDMLAVDLTDLPSASVGESVELWGAHLPVDEVAAHAGTIGYELLTKITARVPRRYRN, encoded by the coding sequence ATGCGCCCGCTTGTCGCCACCGTCGATCTTTCCGCCATTCGCCACAACTACGCCGTTGCCAAGCGCTGCGCTCCGGGGCGGCAGGCGTTCGCGGTGGTAAAGGCCAATGCCTACGGGCATGGCGCCCGCGAGGTGGTCAGCGCACTGCATGACGAGGCGGACGGCTTTGCCGTGGCGTGCCTGGAAGAGGCCGCGGAGGTGCGCGCGCTGCATGCCGACGCTCGCATACTGCTGCTGGAAGGCTGCTTCGAGCCGAGCGAATACCTGATCGCTGCCCAACTGCGGCTGGACGTTGCGGTGCAAGGTCCGGAGCAGGCGCATGCGCTGCTGGAAACGCAGTTGCCGAGCGCGTTGAACGTCTGGCTCAAGCTCGATTCGGGTATGCACCGCCTGGGTTTCTCGGCGAGCGCGATCCGTGACTGGCATCCGCGCCTGAAGCAGGCGAAGCAGGTGGCCGAGCTGAATCTGATGAGCCATTTCGCCTGCGCCGACGTGCGTGGCGATTCGCTCAACGAGGATCAGGTGGAGTGCTTCCTCGGCTTGCTCGACCTGGATTTCGATCAGCGCTCGCTGGCCAATTCCGCCGCTGTCCTGACCATCCCCGCTGCGCACATGGACTGGGTGCGCCCGGGCATCATGCTCTACGGCGCCACGCCGTTCGCCGATATCAGCGCTGTCGAGCTGGGACTGCGTCCGGCGTTGAATCTGGAAGCGCAACTGATCGCCGTGCGCGACGTGCCGGTTGGCGAAAGTGTCGGCTATGGGGCGCGCTGGGTAGCGCAGCGTCCGTCGCGCATTGGAACGGTGAGCTGTGGCTACGCCGATGGCTATCCGCGCCATGCGCCGAGCGGCACCCCGGTGCTCTTGGGTGGCAAGCGCGTACCGCTGGCAGGCAGGGTTTCGATGGATATGCTGGCGGTCGACCTCACCGACCTGCCGTCGGCCAGCGTTGGCGAGTCGGTCGAATTGTGGGGCGCGCATCTGCCGGTGGATGAAGTGGCCGCCCATGCTGGCACCATTGGCTACGAACTGCTGACCAAGATCACCGCCCGCGTGCCGCGTCGTTACCGCAATTGA
- the dnaB gene encoding replicative DNA helicase, translating into MNDITVPEQYDLQTASLKVPPHSIEAEQAVLGGLMLDNNAWERVSDAVSDGDFYRHDHRLIFRAVYKLAEGNQPIDVVTLSELLEREGQLSQVGGLAYLAELAKNTPSVANIKAYAQIIRERATLRQLIGISSDIADSAFNPEGRSANEVLDEAERKIFEIAEARPKTGGPVGISDILVKTIDRIDHLFNTTEALTGISTGFTDLDEKTSGLQPADLIIVAGRPSMGKTTFAMNLVENALMRSDKAILVYSLEMPSDSIVMRMLASLGRIDQTKVRSGKLDDEDWPRLTSAVNLLNDRKLFIDDTAGISPSEMRARTRRLAREHGEIGMIMVDYLQLMQIPGSAGDNRTNEISEISRSLKALAKEFNCPVVALSQLNRSLEQRPNKRPVNSDLRESGAIEQDADVIMFVYRDEVYHPDTEFKGVAEIIIGKQRNGPIGTVRVAFLGRYSRFENLAPGMYNFEDE; encoded by the coding sequence ATGAACGACATCACCGTCCCCGAGCAATACGACCTGCAAACCGCTTCTCTCAAGGTGCCGCCGCACTCGATCGAAGCCGAACAGGCGGTGCTGGGTGGTCTGATGCTGGATAACAACGCGTGGGAACGGGTTTCGGACGCCGTGTCCGATGGCGACTTCTATCGTCATGATCATCGCCTGATCTTCCGCGCTGTTTACAAGCTCGCCGAAGGCAACCAGCCCATCGATGTCGTTACTCTCTCCGAGCTGCTGGAGCGTGAGGGTCAGCTCTCCCAGGTCGGCGGCCTGGCGTATCTCGCCGAGTTGGCGAAGAACACCCCATCTGTGGCGAATATCAAGGCGTACGCGCAGATCATCCGTGAGCGCGCCACGCTGCGGCAGTTGATTGGCATCAGCAGCGACATCGCCGATAGCGCATTCAACCCGGAAGGGCGTAGCGCCAACGAAGTGCTCGACGAAGCAGAGCGCAAGATCTTCGAGATCGCCGAAGCGCGACCGAAGACCGGCGGCCCGGTCGGGATCAGCGACATTCTGGTCAAGACCATCGACCGCATCGATCACCTGTTCAACACCACCGAGGCGCTGACCGGGATTTCCACCGGTTTTACCGACCTGGACGAAAAGACCAGCGGCCTGCAGCCTGCCGACCTGATCATCGTTGCCGGCCGTCCGTCCATGGGCAAGACCACCTTCGCCATGAACCTGGTGGAGAACGCCCTGATGCGCAGCGACAAGGCGATCCTGGTGTACTCCCTGGAGATGCCCTCCGACTCGATCGTGATGCGTATGCTCGCGTCGCTCGGCCGCATCGACCAGACCAAGGTCCGCTCCGGCAAGCTGGACGACGAGGATTGGCCGCGCCTGACCTCGGCGGTGAACCTGCTCAACGACCGCAAGCTGTTCATCGACGACACCGCAGGCATCTCGCCTTCGGAAATGCGCGCACGTACCCGCCGCCTGGCCCGTGAACACGGCGAGATCGGCATGATCATGGTCGATTACCTGCAGCTGATGCAGATTCCCGGCTCCGCTGGCGACAACCGTACGAACGAGATTTCCGAGATTTCGCGCTCGCTCAAGGCGCTGGCCAAGGAATTCAACTGCCCGGTGGTGGCGCTGTCGCAGCTCAACCGTTCGCTGGAACAGCGCCCGAACAAGCGCCCGGTGAACTCCGACTTGCGGGAATCCGGAGCGATCGAGCAGGACGCCGACGTGATCATGTTCGTCTACCGCGACGAGGTGTATCACCCCGATACCGAGTTCAAGGGTGTTGCCGAAATCATCATCGGCAAGCAGCGTAACGGCCCTATCGGTACCGTGCGCGTGGCCTTCCTTGGTCGCTACAGCCGCTTCGAAAACCTTGCTCCGGGCATGTACAACTTCGAAGACGAATGA
- the rplI gene encoding 50S ribosomal protein L9, translating into MEVILLEKIAKLGNLGDKLNVKGGYARNYLLPQGKATAATAANVAAFEERRAELEKAAADKKAAAEARAAQLAELIVTIGAHAGDEGKLFGSIGTRDIAEAVSAAGYPLEKSEVRLPDGALRAVGEYNIEVQLHTDVDATLHVVVVAE; encoded by the coding sequence ATGGAAGTCATCCTGCTGGAAAAGATCGCCAAACTGGGCAACCTGGGCGACAAGCTGAACGTAAAGGGCGGTTACGCCCGTAACTACCTGCTGCCGCAGGGCAAAGCCACCGCTGCCACCGCGGCCAACGTCGCTGCTTTCGAAGAGCGCCGTGCCGAGCTGGAAAAAGCCGCTGCCGATAAGAAAGCCGCTGCTGAAGCCCGCGCTGCCCAACTGGCCGAACTGATCGTGACCATCGGCGCCCATGCTGGCGACGAAGGCAAGCTGTTCGGTTCGATCGGCACCCGCGACATCGCCGAAGCCGTTTCGGCTGCCGGCTACCCGCTGGAGAAGAGCGAAGTTCGCCTGCCCGACGGCGCCCTGCGCGCTGTAGGCGAATACAACATCGAAGTGCAACTGCACACCGATGTTGACGCAACCCTGCACGTGGTTGTTGTCGCCGAGTAA
- the rpsR gene encoding 30S ribosomal protein S18 — MARFFRRRKFCRFTAEGVKEIDYKDLNTLKAYVSETGKIVPSRITGTKAKYQRQLATAIKRARYLALLPYTDSHGR, encoded by the coding sequence ATGGCACGTTTCTTCCGTCGTCGTAAGTTCTGCCGTTTCACCGCTGAAGGCGTGAAAGAGATCGATTACAAAGATCTGAACACCCTGAAAGCCTATGTTTCCGAAACCGGCAAGATCGTTCCGAGCCGTATCACCGGCACCAAGGCCAAGTACCAGCGTCAGCTGGCTACCGCTATCAAGCGCGCCCGCTACCTGGCCCTGCTTCCCTACACCGACAGCCACGGCCGTTGA
- the rpsF gene encoding 30S ribosomal protein S6: MRHYEIVFLVHPDQSEQVGGMVERYTKAIEEDGGKVHRLEDWGRRQLAYAINNVHKAHYVLMNVECTAKALAELEDNFRYNDAVIRNMVIRRDEAVTGQSEMLKAEESRNERRERRERPESNEGESADGEDSRDSADE; this comes from the coding sequence ATGCGTCATTACGAAATCGTGTTCCTGGTTCACCCGGACCAGAGCGAACAAGTCGGTGGCATGGTCGAGCGTTACACCAAGGCCATCGAAGAAGACGGCGGCAAAGTTCACCGTCTGGAAGACTGGGGCCGTCGTCAGCTGGCTTACGCCATCAACAACGTGCACAAGGCTCACTACGTTCTGATGAACGTCGAGTGCACCGCCAAGGCCCTGGCCGAGCTGGAAGACAACTTCCGTTACAACGACGCCGTGATCCGTAACATGGTCATCCGTCGCGACGAAGCCGTTACCGGCCAGTCCGAAATGCTGAAGGCCGAAGAGAGCCGCAACGAGCGCCGTGAGCGCCGTGAGCGTCCCGAATCGAACGAGGGCGAGTCCGCTGACGGCGAAGATAGCCGCGACAGCGCTGACGAGTAA
- the rlmB gene encoding 23S rRNA (guanosine(2251)-2'-O)-methyltransferase RlmB encodes MSQWEKVYGVHAVEALLRHHPKRVKQLWLAEGRHDPRVQALVELAGQVRVPVGTRDRKELDEWAEGVHQGVVAEVSPSQVWGENMLEELLERSSGPALLLALDGVTDPHNLGACLRTADAAGALAVIVPRDKSATLNATVRKVACGAAEVIPLVAVTNLARTLEKLQQRGLWIVGTAGEATQMLYELDLTGPTVLVMGAEGRGMRRLTREHCDYLAKLPMQGSVSSLNVSVATGICLFEIVRQRQLKAGA; translated from the coding sequence ATGAGTCAGTGGGAAAAGGTCTACGGGGTTCACGCCGTAGAAGCGTTGCTGCGCCATCACCCAAAGCGGGTCAAGCAATTGTGGCTGGCTGAAGGGCGGCATGATCCGCGCGTTCAGGCGCTTGTCGAGTTGGCTGGCCAGGTGCGCGTGCCGGTGGGCACGCGCGACCGCAAGGAACTGGACGAATGGGCCGAAGGTGTGCACCAGGGAGTGGTCGCCGAGGTCAGCCCGAGCCAGGTGTGGGGTGAGAACATGCTGGAGGAGCTGCTCGAGCGTTCCTCCGGCCCTGCGCTGTTGCTGGCTCTGGATGGCGTCACCGATCCGCACAACCTCGGCGCCTGCCTGCGTACCGCCGATGCTGCGGGTGCGTTGGCGGTCATCGTGCCGAGGGACAAGTCCGCCACGCTCAACGCCACGGTGCGTAAGGTTGCCTGCGGTGCTGCCGAGGTCATACCGCTGGTGGCGGTGACCAACCTGGCGCGCACCCTGGAGAAACTCCAGCAGCGCGGCCTGTGGATTGTCGGTACGGCGGGCGAGGCGACCCAGATGCTCTATGAGCTTGATCTCACCGGGCCGACCGTGCTGGTGATGGGAGCCGAGGGCAGGGGCATGCGCCGCCTGACCCGCGAACACTGTGACTACCTGGCCAAGCTGCCGATGCAGGGGAGCGTCAGTAGCCTGAATGTGTCGGTGGCCACCGGCATCTGCCTGTTCGAGATCGTCCGCCAGCGCCAGCTCAAGGCCGGCGCCTGA
- the rnr gene encoding ribonuclease R, whose product MADWQNLDPEAAREAEKYDNPIPSRELILAHLAERGAPATRSQLLDEFGLSGEESEEALRRRLRAMERDGQLIYTRRGAYAPVDKLDLILGRIAGHRDGFGFLIPDDGSDDLFLSPTQMRLVFDGDRALARVSGFDRRGRREGAIVEVVERAHETIVGRYFDESGIGTVVADNPKIQQEVLIPPGKAGKARHNQFVQVRIDVWPSVHRQAQGEVVEVLGDYMAPGMEIEVALRSYDIPHTWPEAVEKEAAKLKPEVLEKDKEKRVDLRTLPFVTIDGEDARDFDDAVYAEKRKGGGWKLFVAIADVSHYVKVGSALDEEAAKRGNSVYFPERVIPMLPEILSNGLCSLNPLVDRLAMVCEMNLSKAGKMTDYQFYEAVIHSHARLTYTKVSQYLETPDSPEGQRLKEQLPAVVPHLNTLYDLYKVLVGARHVRGAIDFETQETRIVFGADRKISEIRPTQRNDAHKLIEECMLAANVATAKFLEKHAIPALYRVHDGPPQEKLNNLRQFLGELGLTLYRGKGDPTPADYQKLLESIQGRPDLQLIQTVMLRSLSQAVYSPENAGHFGLNYEAYTHFTSPIRRYPDLLTHRAIRCLIRSKTASEHVQRVGAASMPKARIYPYDEARLAQLGEQCSMTERRADEATRDVTNWLKCEFMRERVGETFPGVITAVTGFGIFVELSDIYVEGLVHVTALPGDYYHFDAVHHRLSGERTGRSFRLGDTVEVVVARVDLDERKIDFELSDNVLSAPIGRKKRGEKAEPVAKGKVAKGGAAKGAATKEKPARARRQVADDPFFAPDVAVVPSHKPRKRKVGVVQALPSVAPEMLAKAEEMLGNTDVRKSREVKKALLEEARGGGSKPAAGKGKGALVAGKPRKPSKQKARSAKPTKHRKGSSAPKAGGTGGAPASKRKAKK is encoded by the coding sequence ATGGCCGATTGGCAAAACCTCGATCCCGAGGCCGCCCGCGAGGCGGAAAAATACGACAACCCCATCCCCAGCCGTGAACTCATCCTGGCACATCTCGCCGAACGCGGCGCGCCCGCAACGCGGAGCCAGTTGCTCGATGAGTTCGGCCTCTCCGGCGAAGAGTCGGAAGAAGCGTTGCGCCGCCGACTGCGCGCCATGGAGCGCGATGGCCAGCTTATCTATACCCGCCGAGGCGCCTATGCTCCGGTGGACAAGCTCGACCTGATCCTCGGCCGCATCGCCGGTCATCGTGATGGATTCGGCTTCCTGATTCCCGATGATGGAAGCGACGACCTGTTCCTCAGTCCGACGCAGATGCGCCTGGTATTCGACGGCGACCGCGCCTTGGCGCGCGTGTCCGGCTTCGATCGCCGCGGTCGCCGCGAAGGGGCGATAGTGGAAGTGGTCGAGCGTGCCCACGAAACCATTGTCGGCCGTTACTTCGATGAGAGCGGCATCGGCACGGTGGTGGCGGACAATCCGAAGATTCAGCAGGAAGTGCTGATCCCGCCGGGTAAGGCCGGCAAGGCCAGGCACAACCAGTTCGTCCAGGTGCGCATCGACGTGTGGCCGAGCGTGCATCGCCAGGCTCAGGGCGAAGTGGTGGAAGTTCTCGGCGACTACATGGCGCCAGGCATGGAAATCGAAGTCGCGCTGCGTAGCTACGACATTCCTCACACCTGGCCCGAGGCCGTGGAAAAGGAAGCGGCCAAGCTCAAGCCCGAAGTGCTGGAAAAGGACAAGGAGAAGCGCGTCGACCTGCGTACCCTGCCATTCGTTACCATCGACGGCGAAGATGCCCGCGACTTCGACGACGCGGTCTACGCCGAGAAACGCAAGGGCGGCGGCTGGAAGCTGTTCGTCGCCATCGCCGATGTCTCTCATTATGTGAAGGTCGGTTCGGCGCTGGATGAAGAGGCGGCCAAGCGCGGCAACTCGGTGTATTTCCCCGAGCGCGTGATCCCGATGCTGCCGGAGATTCTCTCCAACGGCCTGTGCTCCCTGAATCCGTTGGTCGATCGCCTGGCCATGGTCTGCGAGATGAATCTCTCCAAGGCCGGCAAAATGACCGACTACCAATTCTACGAGGCGGTCATTCATTCCCACGCGCGCCTGACCTACACCAAGGTCAGCCAGTACCTGGAAACCCCGGACAGTCCCGAGGGTCAGCGTCTGAAGGAACAACTGCCGGCGGTCGTGCCGCACCTCAATACGCTCTATGACCTGTACAAGGTCCTGGTCGGCGCGCGCCACGTGCGCGGTGCCATTGACTTCGAGACTCAGGAAACCCGCATCGTATTCGGCGCGGACCGCAAAATCTCGGAAATCCGTCCGACCCAGCGCAACGATGCGCACAAGCTGATCGAGGAGTGCATGCTGGCGGCCAACGTCGCCACCGCCAAATTCCTGGAGAAGCATGCGATCCCGGCGTTGTACCGCGTCCACGATGGCCCGCCGCAGGAAAAGCTGAACAATCTGCGTCAGTTCCTCGGCGAGCTGGGGCTGACCCTGTATCGCGGCAAGGGCGATCCGACCCCGGCGGACTACCAGAAGCTACTGGAGTCCATCCAGGGCCGCCCGGACCTGCAACTGATCCAGACCGTGATGCTGCGCTCCCTGAGCCAGGCGGTGTACAGCCCGGAGAACGCCGGCCACTTCGGCCTGAACTACGAGGCCTACACCCATTTCACCTCGCCGATCCGTCGCTACCCGGACTTGCTGACCCATCGCGCGATCCGTTGCCTGATTCGCTCCAAGACGGCATCCGAGCACGTGCAGCGCGTCGGTGCCGCCAGCATGCCCAAGGCGCGCATCTATCCGTACGACGAAGCCCGCCTGGCGCAATTGGGCGAGCAGTGCTCGATGACTGAGCGCCGCGCCGACGAGGCGACACGGGACGTCACCAACTGGCTGAAGTGCGAGTTCATGCGTGAGCGCGTGGGCGAGACCTTCCCGGGGGTGATTACCGCGGTGACCGGTTTCGGCATCTTTGTCGAGCTGAGCGATATCTATGTGGAAGGCCTGGTGCACGTCACCGCGCTGCCTGGCGACTACTACCATTTCGATGCCGTGCACCATCGCCTCAGTGGCGAGCGCACCGGTCGCAGCTTCCGCCTCGGTGACACCGTAGAGGTCGTGGTGGCGCGCGTCGACCTGGATGAGCGCAAGATTGACTTTGAACTCTCCGATAACGTGCTCAGCGCGCCCATCGGTCGCAAGAAGCGTGGCGAGAAGGCTGAGCCGGTTGCCAAGGGCAAAGTGGCCAAGGGCGGGGCGGCCAAGGGGGCCGCTACCAAGGAGAAGCCAGCCAGGGCGCGTCGCCAGGTAGCGGACGATCCGTTCTTCGCGCCTGACGTGGCCGTGGTGCCTTCGCACAAACCGCGCAAGCGCAAGGTCGGCGTGGTACAGGCGTTGCCGTCTGTAGCCCCGGAAATGCTCGCCAAGGCCGAGGAAATGCTCGGCAACACCGATGTGCGCAAGAGTCGCGAAGTGAAGAAGGCGCTGCTCGAGGAAGCCAGGGGCGGCGGGAGCAAGCCGGCGGCTGGCAAGGGCAAGGGCGCGCTCGTCGCGGGCAAGCCGCGCAAACCTTCGAAACAGAAAGCCCGGTCCGCCAAGCCGACCAAGCACCGCAAGGGTTCGTCCGCGCCCAAGGCGGGTGGCACCGGTGGCGCTCCGGCCAGCAAGCGTAAGGCGAAGAAATGA
- a CDS encoding adenylosuccinate synthase gives MGKNVVVLGTQWGDEGKGKIVDLLTDQAAAVVRYQGGHNAGHTLVVAGEKTVLHLIPSGILREGVQCLIGNGVVLAPDALMREIAKLEEKGVPVRERLRISPSCPLILSFHVALDQAREKARGDAKIGTTGRGIGPAYEDKVARRGLRVGDLFHRERFAAKLGELLDYHNFVLQNYYKEPAVDFQKTLDECMAYAEELRPLMADVTSTLHDLRRGGENIMFEGAQGSLLDIDHGTYPFVTSSNTTAGGTATGSGFGPLYLDYILGITKAYTTRVGSGPFPTELFDDVGAHLAKVGHEFGATTGRARRCGWFDAVILRRAIEINSLSGLCLTKLDVLDGLDAVRICTGYKNAAGELLTDAPTDADSYIGLQPVYEDLPGWSESTVGVQSLEALPANARAYIKRVEELVGAPIDIISTGPDRAETIVLRHPFG, from the coding sequence ATGGGTAAGAATGTCGTAGTCCTGGGCACCCAGTGGGGTGATGAGGGCAAAGGCAAGATTGTCGACCTGCTGACCGACCAGGCTGCTGCCGTGGTGCGTTACCAGGGCGGCCACAATGCCGGTCATACCCTGGTAGTCGCTGGCGAGAAGACCGTGCTGCACCTGATTCCGTCGGGCATCCTGCGTGAAGGCGTGCAGTGCCTGATCGGCAACGGCGTGGTCCTGGCGCCCGATGCGCTGATGCGCGAAATCGCCAAGCTGGAAGAGAAGGGCGTACCGGTGCGCGAGCGCCTGCGCATCAGCCCGTCCTGCCCGCTGATCCTGTCGTTCCACGTAGCCCTGGACCAGGCTCGCGAGAAGGCTCGTGGCGACGCCAAGATTGGCACCACCGGTCGTGGCATCGGTCCGGCGTACGAGGACAAAGTGGCTCGTCGCGGTCTGCGCGTTGGCGACCTGTTCCATCGCGAGCGCTTCGCCGCCAAGCTGGGCGAGTTGCTGGACTACCATAACTTCGTCCTGCAGAACTATTACAAGGAGCCGGCCGTCGACTTCCAGAAGACTCTGGACGAGTGCATGGCCTATGCCGAAGAGCTGCGTCCGCTGATGGCTGACGTGACCTCGACCCTGCACGATCTGCGTCGTGGCGGGGAGAACATCATGTTCGAAGGTGCTCAGGGTTCGCTGCTCGACATCGATCATGGCACTTACCCCTTCGTCACCAGCTCCAACACCACGGCGGGCGGCACCGCTACCGGTTCGGGCTTTGGTCCGCTGTACCTGGATTACATCCTGGGGATTACCAAGGCCTATACCACTCGCGTGGGTTCCGGCCCGTTCCCGACCGAGCTGTTCGATGACGTTGGTGCTCACCTGGCCAAGGTTGGTCACGAGTTCGGCGCCACTACCGGCCGTGCCCGCCGTTGCGGTTGGTTCGATGCGGTCATCCTGCGTCGTGCCATCGAGATCAACAGCCTGTCCGGCCTTTGCCTGACCAAGCTGGACGTCCTTGACGGCCTGGATGCCGTACGTATCTGCACCGGCTACAAGAACGCCGCCGGTGAGCTGCTGACCGATGCTCCGACCGATGCCGACAGCTACATTGGCCTGCAGCCTGTCTACGAAGACCTGCCGGGCTGGAGCGAGTCTACTGTCGGCGTGCAGAGCCTGGAGGCCCTGCCGGCCAATGCGCGCGCCTACATCAAGCGCGTCGAGGAGCTGGTCGGTGCACCCATCGACATCATCTCCACCGGCCCGGACCGTGCCGAGACCATCGTGCTGCGCCATCCGTTCGGCTGA